One Methylobacterium oryzae DNA window includes the following coding sequences:
- a CDS encoding tyrosine phosphatase family protein, with protein sequence MRTEPAVTLHTVCGLEELAGHGARGVSHVLSLLDPGTPEPAAFTAYGAHARTTLRFHDCLGPGDGLVPPEPEHVAAILDFGRALDGAGHLLVHCHYGLSRSTAALLTLFAQAEPDASAAALVERLHALREPAWPNARMIGYADAMLGRDGELSAAVRRLHALQLRVRPHLAELLRGLGRGAEVEAAETL encoded by the coding sequence ATGCGAACCGAGCCAGCCGTCACCCTGCACACCGTCTGCGGCCTGGAGGAACTGGCCGGCCACGGCGCGCGCGGCGTGAGCCACGTCCTGTCGCTGCTCGATCCCGGCACGCCGGAGCCCGCGGCCTTCACCGCCTACGGCGCCCACGCCCGCACGACCCTCCGGTTCCACGACTGCCTCGGCCCGGGCGACGGTCTCGTCCCGCCCGAGCCGGAGCACGTCGCGGCGATCCTGGATTTCGGGCGGGCGCTCGACGGGGCCGGCCATCTCCTGGTCCACTGCCATTACGGCCTGTCGCGCTCCACGGCGGCGCTGCTGACCCTGTTCGCGCAGGCCGAGCCGGACGCGTCCGCCGCCGCCCTGGTGGAGCGGCTCCACGCCCTGCGCGAGCCGGCTTGGCCGAACGCGCGCATGATCGGCTACGCCGACGCGATGCTCGGGCGGGACGGGGAACTCAGCGCGGCGGTGCGGCGGCTGCACGCCCTGCAATTGCGGGTCCGCCCGCATCTGGCAGAGCTGCTGCGCGGCCTCGGCCGCGGCGCGGAGGTCGAGGCCGCAGAGACCTTGTGA
- a CDS encoding TRAP transporter substrate-binding protein, with protein MDEPHLARSPAAGTRRRSVLTASLGAAAALTGPLAAPARAESAPELRWRLSSAYPKTLDILYGAPEALSRIVAEATDGRFQIQVQGPGEPVPAEGLLDAVAAGTVEMGHGPATLGMAKDPTFALATAVPFGLNARGAAAWWQAGGAAELFAEVFAKAGLVCLPGGNTGAQMGGWFRREIKTLADLQGLKFRIGGMGGQVLAKFGVQPQAVPGPEIYAALESKKLDAAEWIGPYDDERLGLQKVAPIYHYPGFWEGGALLHFWFNAEKWKALPKSYQGILRAAAAEVGADVQAKYDARNPQALRRLVAGGAQLRPFPQDVMEAALKNANDVYAEIAAKNADFRRVYEAMRTFRNEEYLWFQVAEYTYDNFMIRARARG; from the coding sequence TTGGACGAACCTCACCTCGCGCGATCCCCCGCGGCCGGGACGCGGCGCCGCAGCGTGCTGACCGCCAGCCTCGGCGCCGCCGCGGCCCTGACCGGGCCGCTCGCCGCGCCGGCCCGGGCCGAGTCCGCCCCGGAGCTGCGCTGGCGCCTGTCCTCCGCCTACCCGAAGACCCTCGACATCCTGTACGGCGCCCCCGAGGCGCTCAGCCGGATCGTCGCGGAGGCCACCGACGGGCGCTTCCAGATCCAGGTCCAGGGCCCCGGCGAGCCGGTCCCGGCCGAGGGCCTGCTCGACGCCGTGGCCGCCGGCACTGTCGAGATGGGACACGGTCCTGCGACCCTCGGCATGGCCAAGGATCCGACCTTCGCGCTGGCCACCGCGGTGCCCTTCGGCCTGAACGCCCGGGGCGCCGCCGCGTGGTGGCAGGCGGGCGGCGCCGCCGAACTCTTCGCCGAGGTCTTCGCCAAGGCCGGGCTGGTCTGCCTGCCGGGCGGCAACACCGGCGCCCAGATGGGCGGCTGGTTCCGTCGCGAGATCAAGACCCTCGCGGACCTGCAGGGCCTGAAGTTCCGGATCGGCGGCATGGGCGGCCAGGTGCTCGCCAAGTTCGGCGTCCAGCCGCAGGCGGTGCCGGGCCCGGAGATCTACGCGGCCCTGGAGAGCAAGAAGCTCGACGCCGCCGAGTGGATCGGGCCCTACGACGACGAGCGGCTCGGCCTGCAGAAGGTCGCACCGATCTACCATTATCCCGGCTTCTGGGAGGGCGGCGCCCTGCTGCACTTCTGGTTCAACGCCGAGAAGTGGAAGGCGCTGCCGAAATCCTACCAGGGGATCCTCCGGGCCGCGGCGGCCGAAGTCGGCGCCGACGTCCAGGCCAAGTACGACGCCCGCAACCCGCAGGCCCTGCGCCGGCTGGTGGCCGGGGGCGCGCAGCTGCGGCCGTTCCCCCAGGACGTCATGGAGGCCGCCCTCAAGAACGCCAATGACGTCTACGCCGAGATCGCCGCCAAGAACGCCGATTTCCGCCGCGTCTACGAGGCGATGCGGACCTTCCGCAACGAGGAGTACCTCTGGTTCCAGGTGGCAGAGTACACCTACGACAACTTCATGATCCGCGCCCGGGCGCGGGGCTGA